In the genome of Penaeus vannamei isolate JL-2024 chromosome 26, ASM4276789v1, whole genome shotgun sequence, one region contains:
- the Cog8 gene encoding conserved oligomeric Golgi complex subunit 8, with translation MDVELEEVAKLLFQDGIPDTWKDNEEFSNYIVQLASCGVEKLGKEGGHLREERTAILDQTRDLAYTNYKTFIHTADCSRTIFKDFTSVESHLEGLSSCLPNLRKSVDGFLATSRSLAQSRHLTSLTLTKHTQLLEILELPQLMDTCVRNSYYEEALEILAYVRRLEKKHTDIPIIANIVMEVQAGTRLMLSQLLAQLRSPLALPQCLKVIGLLRRLDVFTEPELRLKFLQARDSWFNSVLKGIPKDDSYQHIIKVVEASRVHLFDIVTQYRAIFSDDDMRFSLGDPEVNEQAIFHGWILHKVNQFMKIVERDLERGVGPNLEAVLAQCMFFGQSFSRIGADFRNLLIPLFQKAALLQCEKDIRTANIKFDETLSSFSLMEAPLLSAPSAIQIETQDKTRPPLTLMEFPPLAHYMNGLVAMFNTLRQCCPVATLPQVLSLLQKSLSKVVAALLELHRLESSGFTSKEEAAFQRMCMVMAQGLLPHINTCLRLLYPLQQISVISGVSVTQLQRENFGQLDIEELLAPIEHLLPKKEEKELSEEMLYSTHLEQTSASPDVTADASLEPAQGEQQQQQESTISLEESTQPLTSSEIVGESPIMGTESDIVSPGTDQLLLDSALTHSVSAETNQTTDFSLLETTPPPLTVAEGAELLKEGLSNLEITSKPQFYIESSSELGTPSESSFQGSETASNQEA, from the exons ATGGACGTCGAGTTGGAGGAGGTCGCCAAGCTCTTATTTCAAGACGGGATTCCAG atACCTGGAAAGACAACGAGGAATTTTCAAATTACATAGTTCAACTAGCATCATGTGGCGTAGAAAAGCTCG GCAAGGAGGGCGGCCACTTGCGGGAGGAGAGAACAGCCATTCTGGACCAGACAAGGGACTTGGCCTACACCAACTACAAGACCTTCATTCATACAGCTGATTGCTCAAGAACTATTTTCAAAGAT TTCACCAGTGTTGAGAGTCACTTAGAAGGCTTGTCGTCGTGCCTGCCCAACCTTCGGAAAAGTGTGGACGGATTTTTGGCCACGTCGCGCAGCTTGGCACAGTCACGGCACCTCACATCCCTCACGCTGACAAAGCACACACAATTGTTGGag ATCCTGGAGCTACCACAGCTGATGGACACATGTGTGAGAAATAGCTACTATGAAGAAGCGTTAGAGATCTTAGCATACGTGAGAAGGCTGGagaagaaacacacagacattcCTATAATAGCG AACATTGTGATGGAGGTCCAGGCAGGCACTCGGCTGATGTTGAGCCAACTTCTGGCACAGTTGCGATCGCCCTTGGCCCTGCCGCAGTGCCTCAAGGTcatag gCCTACTTCGGCGACTTGATGTGTTCACCGAGCCTGAGCTGAGGCTGAAGTTTCTGCAAGCGAGGGATTCCTGGTTCAACAGCGTCTTGAAGGGGATACCCAAGGACGACA GTTATCAGCACATCATTAAGGTTGTAGAAGCATCACGTGTCCACCTATTTGATATTGTTACACAGTATCGTGCCATCTTTTCGGACGATGACATGCGTTTCAGCCTGGGGGACCCGGAGGTCAATGAGCAAGCCATTTTCCATGGGTGGATTCTGCATAAG GTAAACCAGTTCATGAAGATTGTGGAGAGGGACCTTGAGCGAGGTGTGGGGCCCAACCTGGAGGCTGTCCTGGCCCAGTGCATGTTCTTCGGTCAGTCCTTCAGCCGCATTGGGGCCGATTTCAGGAACCTCCTCATTCCATTGTTCCAG AAAGCTGCCCTCCTGCAGTGTGAGAAGGACATACGCACAGCCAACATCAAGTTTGATGAGACCCTGAGTAGCTTTTCACTCATGGAAGCACCGTTGCTTAGTGCTCCATCTGCTATCCAGATTGAAACACAG GACAAAACTCGACCCCCTTTGACCCTAATGGAGTTCCCCCCCTTGGCCCACTACATGAATGGACTGGTGGCCATGTTCAACACCCTTCGCCAATGCTGCCCTGTGGCCACCCTGCCACAGGTCCTCAGTCTGCTGCAGAAATCTTTATCAAAG GTGGTTGCTGCATTGCTGGAACTCCACCGCCTCGAGAGCTCAGGCTTCACTTCAAAGGAAGAGGCAGCCTTCCAACGCATGTGCATGGTCATGGCGCAGGGTCTGCTACCCCACATCAATACATGCTTGCGCCTGCTCTACCCACTTCAGCAGATCTCTGTGATCTCGGGTGTGTCAGTTACACAGCTGCAGAGGGAG AACTTTGGGCAGTTAGATATTGAGGAACTCCTGGCTCCCATTGAACACCTCTTgccgaagaaggaagaaaaggagctgTCGGAGGAGATGCTTTACAGCACTCATCTAGAGCAGACATCAGCCTCTCCTGATGTTACAGCTGATGCCTCACTTGAGCCTGCACAaggagagcagcagcagcagcaggaatcGACAATCTCTTTGGAAGAGAGCACACAGCCCTTGACCTCATCAGAAATAGTTGGGGAGTCACCAATCATGGGGACAGAGAGTGATATAGTGTCTCCCGGCACAGATCAGCTGCTTTTGGATTCAGCTCTAACACATTCCGTTTCAGCAgaaacaaatcaaacgacggattTCTCACTCCTAgaaaccacaccaccaccactaacggTTGCTGAAGGAGCAGAATTATTAAAAGAGGGATTGTCCAATTTAGAAATTACAAGTAAACCTCAGTTTTACATTGAATCATCGTCCGAGTTAGGAACTCCATCAGAATCTTCTTTTCAGGGTTCAGAAACGGCCTCAAACCAAGAGGCATAA